The following are encoded together in the Streptomyces sp. NBC_01465 genome:
- the bioD gene encoding dethiobiotin synthase — protein sequence MTILVVTGTGTEIGKTVVTAAVAAAATAQGRSVAVLKPAQTGLAPGERGDAQEVERLAGAVTAVELARFPEPLAPATAARRAGMVPVRPGDVAEAAEKLAAEHDLVLVEGAGGLLVRFDEEGGTLADAARLLSVPVLVVAQAGLGTLNATALTVEALTVRGLECAGAVIGSWPTAPDLAARCNLEDFPGATGASLVGAAPEGAGSLAPMDFRARAASWLAPGLGGIWVR from the coding sequence ATGACGATTCTTGTGGTGACGGGTACAGGCACCGAGATCGGCAAGACCGTGGTCACCGCCGCGGTGGCGGCCGCGGCGACCGCGCAGGGCCGGTCGGTGGCGGTGCTCAAGCCCGCCCAGACCGGGCTCGCGCCCGGCGAGCGCGGCGATGCGCAGGAGGTGGAGCGGCTGGCGGGTGCGGTGACCGCCGTCGAACTGGCCCGTTTCCCCGAGCCGTTGGCGCCCGCGACGGCAGCGCGCCGCGCGGGCATGGTGCCGGTGCGGCCCGGCGACGTGGCGGAGGCGGCGGAGAAGCTGGCCGCCGAGCACGACCTGGTGCTGGTGGAGGGGGCGGGCGGCCTGCTCGTACGGTTCGACGAGGAGGGCGGGACGCTCGCGGACGCGGCGCGTCTGCTGTCCGTACCGGTCCTGGTGGTGGCCCAGGCCGGCCTGGGAACGCTGAACGCGACGGCCCTGACGGTGGAGGCGCTGACGGTACGGGGCCTGGAGTGCGCGGGGGCGGTGATCGGCAGCTGGCCGACGGCCCCGGACCTGGCGGCGCGCTGCAACCTGGAGGACTTCCCCGGGGCGACCGGGGCGTCGCTGGTGGGCGCGGCCCCGGAGGGAGCGGGATCGCTCGCACCCATGGACTTCCGCGCCCGCGCGGCAAGTTGGCTGGCGCCGGGCCTGGGCGGCATCTGGGTGCGGTGA
- a CDS encoding glycosyltransferase family 2 protein has protein sequence MSGPAAFDFYAGAGAARILLVLALAVIVFGVVWTAMLFAFAARQRRHDRNTADETATPPPLLWVFVVPALNEEVTIADSVHRLFDLDVERRVVLVVDDGSQDRTPEILAGLARPGLVVLRRDLPEARKGKSEALNDAWRHIHSVVLKQGPHRGTGPQDVVMVIVDADGRLDAAAPSAIARRLADPRIGGVQSQVTIYNRSGFLTWCQDVEFAVYGRLYQLARSRWFIADMGGNGQFNRLSMLDEIAGADGPWRPALTEDQDLGLRLYGAGWRSTHEWRSGVSQQGLNNYRRLSRQRTRWYQGNLQALRHLGSILRMKVSFIVRIDLLWYITLPIQQLIVALALPVAVVLWCFKDLPFLSGPLWLVVLIYGLAFGTGTLGLLARSEPMRVRDLPKAFLMSVPYALYTWLIIPSLFRALFRLMFRRGGWVKTPREPISGG, from the coding sequence GTGAGCGGCCCGGCCGCGTTCGACTTCTACGCCGGCGCCGGCGCAGCCCGGATCCTGCTGGTGCTGGCGCTCGCCGTGATCGTCTTCGGCGTCGTCTGGACCGCGATGCTCTTCGCCTTCGCGGCCCGGCAACGCCGGCACGACCGGAACACGGCCGACGAGACGGCCACTCCCCCGCCGCTGCTGTGGGTGTTCGTGGTCCCCGCGCTGAACGAAGAAGTGACGATCGCCGACAGCGTGCACCGCCTCTTCGACCTCGATGTCGAACGGCGCGTGGTGCTCGTGGTCGACGACGGCTCGCAGGACCGCACCCCGGAGATCCTGGCGGGCCTCGCGCGCCCGGGGCTCGTGGTGCTGCGCCGCGACCTCCCCGAGGCCCGTAAGGGCAAATCGGAGGCGCTGAACGACGCGTGGCGGCACATCCACTCCGTAGTGCTGAAGCAGGGGCCGCACCGGGGTACCGGTCCGCAGGACGTGGTGATGGTGATCGTGGACGCCGACGGCCGCCTGGACGCAGCCGCCCCCTCCGCGATCGCCCGGCGGCTCGCGGACCCGCGGATCGGGGGCGTCCAGAGCCAGGTGACCATCTACAACCGCAGCGGCTTCCTCACCTGGTGCCAGGACGTCGAGTTCGCCGTGTACGGCCGGCTCTACCAACTGGCGCGCAGCCGCTGGTTCATCGCCGACATGGGCGGCAACGGGCAGTTCAACCGGCTGTCGATGCTCGACGAGATCGCCGGCGCGGACGGCCCGTGGCGGCCGGCCCTCACCGAGGACCAGGATCTGGGACTGCGGCTGTACGGCGCAGGCTGGCGCAGTACGCACGAGTGGCGCTCGGGCGTCTCGCAGCAGGGGCTGAACAACTACCGCCGCCTGTCACGGCAGCGGACGCGCTGGTACCAGGGCAATCTGCAGGCGCTGCGCCACCTGGGCAGCATCCTGCGGATGAAGGTCTCGTTCATCGTCCGGATCGACCTGCTCTGGTACATCACCCTGCCGATCCAGCAGCTGATCGTGGCCCTCGCGCTGCCGGTGGCGGTGGTGCTCTGGTGCTTCAAGGACCTGCCGTTCCTGAGCGGTCCGCTGTGGCTCGTCGTGCTGATCTACGGGCTCGCCTTCGGCACCGGCACGCTCGGCCTGCTGGCCCGCTCCGAGCCGATGCGCGTGCGCGACCTGCCGAAGGCGTTCCTGATGTCGGTCCCCTACGCCCTCTACACCTGGCTGATCATCCCCAGTCTGTTCCGGGCGCTGTTCCGGCTGATGTTCCGGCGCGGCGGCTGGGTGAAGACGCCGCGTGAGCCGATCTCCGGGGGCTGA
- a CDS encoding hemolysin family protein gives MTAIQLLIGLLTLVVNAFFVGAEFALISVRRSQIEPEAEAGNRRARSVLWGLEHVSALLAAAQLGITLCTLVLGIVAEPAIAHLLEPAFHAVGMPGGLIHPISFVIALAAATYLHMLFGEMVPKNIALAAPVRTALALGPPLVTVARALRPVIFAINAFANFLLKLLKVEAKSEVAATFSDDELARMVTDAKIAGLLDDRATERLHDALELGRRPVRDVVVPLEKVVYARLGTTPEQLEKLSSESGFSRFPVVDSAQRILGYLHVKDALDATPRDLPFPASDMRPIARVRAATPLDDVLTAMRRSRTHLAAVLGDEGTLAGLVTMEDVLRELVGQPPVV, from the coding sequence ATGACCGCGATCCAGTTGCTGATCGGTCTGCTGACCCTGGTCGTCAACGCCTTCTTCGTCGGCGCCGAGTTCGCGCTGATCTCGGTGCGCCGCAGCCAGATCGAACCGGAGGCCGAGGCCGGCAACCGGCGTGCGCGCAGCGTGCTCTGGGGCCTGGAGCACGTGTCTGCGCTGCTGGCGGCGGCCCAGCTGGGCATCACGCTCTGCACCCTGGTGCTCGGCATCGTCGCGGAGCCCGCCATCGCGCATCTGCTGGAGCCTGCGTTCCACGCGGTGGGCATGCCGGGCGGTCTGATCCACCCGATCTCGTTCGTCATCGCGCTGGCGGCGGCGACGTATCTGCACATGCTGTTCGGCGAGATGGTGCCGAAGAACATCGCGCTGGCCGCCCCGGTACGGACCGCACTGGCACTCGGTCCGCCGCTGGTGACCGTCGCCCGGGCGCTGCGCCCGGTGATCTTCGCCATCAACGCCTTCGCCAACTTCCTCCTGAAGCTGCTGAAGGTGGAGGCGAAGAGCGAGGTGGCCGCCACCTTCTCCGACGACGAACTGGCCCGGATGGTGACCGACGCCAAGATCGCCGGACTGCTCGACGACCGGGCGACCGAGCGGCTGCACGACGCCCTGGAGCTGGGCCGCCGCCCGGTGCGCGACGTCGTCGTGCCGCTGGAGAAGGTCGTGTACGCACGCCTCGGGACGACCCCGGAACAGCTGGAGAAGCTCTCCTCCGAGTCCGGCTTCTCGCGCTTCCCGGTGGTGGACTCCGCCCAGCGGATCCTGGGCTACCTCCATGTGAAGGACGCCCTGGACGCCACCCCGCGCGACCTGCCGTTCCCGGCCTCCGACATGCGGCCCATCGCCCGGGTGCGGGCGGCCACTCCGCTCGACGACGTACTGACGGCGATGCGCCGCAGCCGTACGCACCTGGCGGCCGTGCTCGGTGACGAGGGCACGCTCGCCGGGCTGGTCACGATGGAGGACGTCCTGCGGGAGCTGGTCGGCCAGCCGCCCGTCGTCTGA
- a CDS encoding fic family toxin-antitoxin system, toxin component, with amino-acid sequence MNLEIDLAWLLMVAEHKTPGDPQVTDWGALVAAVARHEAEIFGIPVYSDPPARAAALLQLLLHVPALEHSNAMFASAVAYGYLVACGLKVVTSPEQVRDLARLVKQDKADVRTIADELRQWSL; translated from the coding sequence TTGAACCTCGAGATCGACCTCGCCTGGCTGCTGATGGTCGCCGAGCACAAGACACCCGGCGACCCGCAGGTCACGGACTGGGGCGCGCTGGTCGCCGCAGTGGCCCGGCACGAGGCGGAGATATTCGGCATCCCGGTCTACAGCGACCCGCCCGCACGGGCCGCCGCGTTACTCCAACTCCTGCTCCACGTACCGGCGTTGGAGCACTCCAACGCCATGTTCGCCTCGGCCGTCGCGTACGGCTATCTCGTCGCCTGCGGACTGAAGGTCGTCACCTCGCCCGAGCAGGTCAGGGATCTGGCCCGCCTCGTCAAGCAGGACAAGGCCGATGTACGGACCATCGCCGACGAGCTGCGCCAGTGGAGCCTGTGA
- the wecB gene encoding non-hydrolyzing UDP-N-acetylglucosamine 2-epimerase: MPNILNVAVVVGTRPEAIKLLPVIRELRSSEGLHPTVISTGQHEKMVREVLALDGITPDIELGVGYPGMPLNDLFIEVMDRFDKALRKNFGEPPEPGKRKFGADQYPVTVLVHGDTSSAAAAALAAFHLRLSVNHIEAGMRTHSTLSPFPEELNRQLIARIAAFHLAPTTLGKQNLIREGIDSDRILVTGNTGIDAVLWAAEQETEYGDPVLDGLDPHTRVVVVTAHRRENWGEGLIGIGRGVRRAAEDHPDVLFVVPLHPNPVVADTLGPLLAGRPNIHVTSPMDYVPFAKLLKRATLAISDSGGIQEEAPSLGTPVLVTRDTTERTSGLTAGTLRLVGTDEDLIAAETAVLLGDEQARRRMADAPNPYGDGHAARRTVQAFGHLAFNTPPPVPFGHGYRRSAVLGAAGLA; this comes from the coding sequence ATGCCGAACATCCTCAATGTGGCGGTCGTCGTCGGCACCCGCCCCGAGGCGATCAAGCTGCTGCCGGTGATCCGGGAGCTGAGGAGCAGTGAGGGGCTGCATCCGACCGTCATCTCGACCGGGCAGCACGAGAAGATGGTCCGCGAGGTGCTGGCGCTCGACGGGATCACCCCGGACATCGAGCTCGGCGTCGGATACCCGGGGATGCCGCTGAACGACTTGTTCATCGAGGTCATGGACCGGTTCGACAAGGCGCTGCGCAAGAACTTCGGGGAGCCGCCGGAGCCGGGCAAGCGCAAGTTCGGGGCCGACCAGTACCCGGTCACCGTCCTGGTGCACGGCGACACCAGCTCGGCGGCGGCGGCCGCGCTCGCCGCGTTCCATCTGAGGCTGTCGGTGAACCACATCGAGGCGGGGATGCGGACCCACTCGACGCTGTCGCCGTTCCCGGAGGAGCTCAACCGGCAGTTGATCGCCCGGATCGCCGCCTTCCACCTGGCGCCGACCACGCTCGGCAAGCAGAACCTGATCCGGGAGGGCATCGACTCCGACCGGATCCTGGTGACCGGCAACACCGGTATCGACGCGGTGCTCTGGGCCGCCGAGCAGGAGACGGAGTACGGCGATCCGGTCCTCGACGGGCTCGACCCGCACACCCGGGTCGTGGTCGTGACCGCGCACCGCCGGGAGAACTGGGGCGAGGGGCTGATCGGCATCGGCCGCGGCGTCCGGCGCGCCGCGGAGGACCACCCCGACGTGCTGTTCGTCGTCCCGCTGCATCCCAATCCGGTCGTCGCCGACACCCTGGGACCGCTGCTCGCAGGGCGCCCCAACATCCACGTGACCAGCCCCATGGACTACGTACCGTTCGCGAAGCTGCTCAAGCGCGCGACCCTGGCCATCAGCGACTCCGGCGGGATCCAGGAGGAGGCGCCCTCGCTCGGCACGCCGGTCCTGGTGACCCGGGACACCACCGAACGCACCTCGGGGCTCACCGCGGGCACGCTGCGCCTGGTCGGCACGGACGAGGACCTCATCGCCGCGGAGACGGCCGTGCTCCTGGGCGACGAGCAGGCGCGCCGGAGGATGGCCGATGCGCCGAATCCCTACGGCGACGGGCATGCGGCGCGCCGGACCGTACAGGCCTTCGGCCACCTGGCCTTCAACACCCCGCCACCGGTGCCGTTCGGGCACGGCTACCGGCGCTCGGCGGTTCTGGGCGCGGCGGGCCTGGCGTGA
- a CDS encoding GNAT family N-acetyltransferase has product MDDLRIRPATLDDLDGVLAFWKTAAEGTSISDDLDGIERLVARDPDALLLAEHGGQLVGTVIAGFDGWRCHLYRLAVHPDQRRRGIGSALLAAAEERFVSLGGRRIDAMVLNDNERGQHAWRAAGYAPQDHWTRWVRPLTG; this is encoded by the coding sequence ATGGATGATCTTCGGATACGGCCCGCGACACTGGACGACCTCGACGGCGTACTCGCCTTCTGGAAGACGGCGGCGGAGGGGACCAGCATCAGCGACGACCTGGACGGCATCGAGCGTCTCGTCGCCCGCGACCCCGATGCGCTGCTGCTCGCGGAACACGGCGGGCAGCTCGTCGGGACGGTGATCGCCGGTTTCGACGGCTGGCGCTGCCATCTGTACCGGCTCGCCGTCCATCCGGACCAGCGCCGCCGCGGTATCGGCTCCGCGCTGCTGGCCGCGGCGGAGGAACGGTTCGTCTCGCTGGGCGGCCGGCGCATCGACGCGATGGTGCTCAACGACAACGAGCGCGGGCAGCACGCCTGGCGCGCGGCCGGCTACGCCCCCCAGGACCACTGGACCCGCTGGGTCAGGCCGCTGACCGGCTGA
- a CDS encoding antitoxin, whose product MAKTQLNVRVDESTAEAARRRALQRGMSVNRYIEELVKQDAGEVGRTFVDAAADFMKQYASVFAEEFDAEQQRKGHR is encoded by the coding sequence GTGGCCAAGACTCAGCTGAACGTACGCGTGGACGAGTCCACCGCGGAAGCCGCACGGCGGCGCGCCCTTCAGCGCGGCATGAGCGTGAACCGCTACATCGAAGAGCTGGTGAAGCAGGACGCGGGCGAGGTGGGGCGCACCTTCGTCGACGCCGCGGCCGACTTCATGAAGCAGTACGCCTCGGTGTTCGCCGAGGAGTTCGACGCCGAGCAGCAGCGCAAAGGCCACCGTTGA
- a CDS encoding class I SAM-dependent methyltransferase encodes MPLRSAKVPRDAVHHPLFARFYARMSVTADLKGGIAAHRAELLDGLSGRVIEIGAGNGLNFAHYPSAVSEVVAIEPERTLRQMAVESAMRAEVPVDVVPGAAEALPVKSEAFDAAVASLVLCTVRDLPRALAEIRRVLRPGGELRFFEHGLAPGRGMARAQRVVDRTVWPLLFGGCHTSRDTLAAIEAAGFELGTYRRLTVPEKGLQFPSSPCVLGVARRPELAGE; translated from the coding sequence ATGCCCCTGCGCTCCGCCAAGGTTCCCCGCGACGCCGTGCACCATCCGCTCTTCGCGCGCTTCTATGCCCGTATGAGTGTCACCGCCGACCTCAAGGGCGGGATCGCCGCCCACCGCGCCGAGCTGCTCGACGGGCTCTCCGGGCGGGTCATCGAGATCGGCGCCGGCAACGGGCTCAATTTCGCCCACTATCCCTCCGCCGTCTCCGAGGTCGTCGCGATCGAACCGGAGCGCACCCTGCGGCAGATGGCGGTGGAGAGCGCGATGCGCGCCGAGGTGCCGGTGGACGTGGTGCCGGGGGCGGCCGAGGCGCTGCCCGTGAAGAGCGAGGCGTTCGACGCGGCTGTGGCGTCGCTGGTGCTGTGCACCGTACGAGATCTGCCGCGCGCCCTCGCCGAGATCAGGCGGGTACTGCGGCCCGGCGGTGAACTGCGGTTCTTCGAGCACGGGTTGGCGCCCGGGCGCGGCATGGCCAGGGCTCAGCGGGTCGTGGACCGTACCGTGTGGCCGTTGCTCTTCGGCGGCTGTCACACCTCGCGGGACACCCTGGCCGCGATCGAGGCGGCGGGCTTCGAGCTGGGCACCTACCGGCGGCTCACCGTGCCGGAGAAGGGGCTGCAGTTCCCGTCGTCGCCCTGCGTGCTGGGCGTGGCGCGCCGGCCGGAGCTCGCCGGGGAATGA
- a CDS encoding ABC transporter permease, translating to MLKATLRSFFAHKGRMLLSAMAIILSVAFVAGSLIFSDTVSRTFDRLFASTSADVQVQPKKDVDEQIPSGITRTVPAALADRIGEVDGVSRSWVDISVENITIVDHNNKNVGPTSGAPTIATNWYVTDRSPVKLTSGHEPHGAGEALLDKDTADKKKVRIGDSLTVLAQPGSFKVQVVGIATFTTTNPGAALVFLDTPTAQTKLLGKADAATAVSVEAAQGVDDAVLKQRVAAVVGSGYELKTAAEQAKDSAADLGSFLDVIKYVMLGFAGIAVLVGIFLIVNTFSMLIAQRTRELGLLRALGADRRQVQRSVRIEALLLGAIGSTLGLAAGIGLAYGLIALMGTFGMNLKAAEIVISWPTPVASYLVGVGVTFVAAYLPARRAAQVSPMAALSDAEVAGVGRPLKVRAVVGSVLAVAGAAALAGCAASTKTSTASSLLGLGVVLTLIATVVAGPLLVRPVIRVLGGAFPRIFGSVGRMSQRNALRNPRRTGATASALMVGLALVVGMSVASASMTKSFDEQIDRVLGADYIVQNSNFMPFPQEITGKIRDVDGVGTVVRQRFVPLQLRLPDGRHIDSTASGYDPQLDDVAHLTYADGSTAQALAPGHVAMDRDYAHDHGLKLGSPVEVAFPGGATASLTLSALTNMPSTGGAGMGAGMIMGMATAEKYLPDGQDAVVYVNASSGTDQQTLRTALERALAPYPQVKVNNQADYKKIVTDQIAVLLYLVYALLGLAIVIAVLGVVNTLALSVVERTREIGLLRAIGLSRVQLRRMIRLESVVIAVFGALLGLVLGMVWGVAMQQVLALQDLKAFAVPWSTVIAVVVGSVVVGLAAAILPALRASRMNVLTAIAHE from the coding sequence GTGCTGAAGGCGACACTGCGAAGCTTCTTCGCGCACAAGGGCCGCATGCTGCTGTCCGCGATGGCCATCATCCTGTCCGTGGCCTTCGTCGCGGGGAGCCTGATCTTCTCCGACACGGTGAGCCGCACCTTCGACCGGCTCTTCGCCTCCACCTCGGCGGACGTCCAGGTCCAGCCGAAGAAGGACGTCGACGAGCAGATCCCCTCCGGCATCACGCGCACGGTTCCCGCCGCGCTGGCCGACCGGATCGGAGAGGTCGACGGCGTCTCCAGGTCCTGGGTCGACATCTCGGTGGAGAACATCACCATCGTCGACCACAACAACAAGAACGTCGGGCCGACGAGCGGCGCACCGACGATCGCCACCAACTGGTACGTCACCGACCGCAGTCCGGTGAAGCTGACCAGCGGGCACGAACCGCACGGCGCGGGCGAGGCGCTCCTGGACAAGGACACGGCCGACAAGAAGAAGGTGCGGATCGGCGACTCGCTGACGGTTCTCGCCCAGCCAGGATCCTTCAAGGTCCAGGTCGTCGGCATCGCCACGTTCACGACCACCAACCCCGGTGCGGCGCTGGTCTTCCTGGACACCCCGACCGCCCAGACGAAGCTGCTCGGCAAGGCGGACGCGGCGACCGCGGTTTCCGTCGAGGCCGCCCAGGGCGTCGACGACGCGGTGCTCAAGCAGCGGGTCGCCGCCGTGGTCGGAAGCGGGTACGAGCTGAAGACCGCCGCCGAGCAGGCGAAGGACTCGGCCGCCGACCTGGGCTCTTTCCTCGACGTGATCAAGTACGTGATGCTCGGGTTCGCCGGTATCGCCGTACTCGTCGGCATCTTCCTGATCGTCAACACGTTCTCCATGCTCATCGCCCAGCGCACCCGCGAACTGGGCCTGCTGCGGGCGCTGGGTGCCGACCGCCGCCAGGTGCAGCGCTCGGTGCGGATCGAGGCGCTGCTGCTCGGCGCGATCGGTTCCACGCTGGGGCTGGCCGCGGGGATCGGTCTCGCGTACGGGCTCATCGCGCTGATGGGCACCTTCGGGATGAACCTGAAGGCCGCCGAGATCGTGATCAGCTGGCCCACCCCCGTGGCCTCGTACCTGGTGGGCGTCGGGGTCACCTTCGTGGCCGCGTATCTGCCGGCCAGACGGGCCGCGCAGGTGTCGCCGATGGCGGCGCTCTCGGACGCCGAAGTGGCGGGCGTGGGGCGGCCGTTGAAGGTGCGCGCCGTGGTGGGCTCCGTCCTCGCGGTGGCCGGAGCGGCGGCGCTCGCAGGCTGCGCTGCGAGTACGAAGACCTCGACCGCGTCGTCCCTGCTGGGGCTCGGCGTGGTCCTCACACTGATCGCCACCGTGGTGGCGGGACCGCTGCTCGTACGTCCTGTGATCCGTGTCCTGGGCGGCGCGTTTCCCCGGATCTTCGGCTCCGTCGGCCGGATGAGCCAGCGCAACGCGCTGCGCAATCCCCGGCGCACCGGCGCGACCGCGTCGGCGCTGATGGTGGGCCTCGCCCTGGTGGTCGGCATGTCGGTGGCGAGCGCCTCCATGACCAAGTCCTTCGACGAGCAGATCGACCGGGTCCTGGGCGCCGACTACATCGTGCAGAACAGCAACTTCATGCCGTTCCCCCAGGAGATCACCGGGAAGATCCGCGACGTGGACGGGGTGGGCACCGTCGTACGGCAGCGGTTCGTCCCCCTCCAGCTGCGGCTGCCCGACGGCCGGCACATCGACTCGACGGCCTCGGGCTACGACCCGCAGCTGGACGACGTCGCCCACCTCACCTACGCGGACGGCTCGACCGCCCAGGCGCTGGCGCCCGGCCATGTGGCGATGGACCGCGACTACGCCCACGACCACGGGCTGAAGCTCGGCTCCCCCGTCGAGGTCGCCTTCCCCGGCGGCGCCACCGCGTCCCTGACGCTGTCCGCGCTCACGAACATGCCGTCCACCGGCGGCGCCGGCATGGGCGCGGGCATGATCATGGGGATGGCGACGGCGGAGAAGTACCTTCCCGACGGCCAGGACGCGGTCGTGTACGTCAACGCGTCGAGCGGCACCGACCAGCAGACGCTCCGTACGGCGCTGGAGCGGGCCCTCGCCCCGTATCCGCAGGTGAAGGTCAACAACCAGGCCGACTACAAGAAGATCGTCACCGACCAGATCGCCGTACTGCTCTACCTCGTCTATGCACTCCTCGGCCTCGCGATCGTCATCGCGGTGCTCGGCGTCGTCAACACCCTTGCCCTGTCGGTCGTGGAGCGCACCCGGGAGATCGGGCTGCTGCGGGCGATCGGGCTCTCGCGGGTGCAGCTGCGGCGGATGATCCGCCTGGAGTCCGTGGTGATCGCCGTCTTCGGCGCCCTGCTCGGGCTCGTGCTGGGCATGGTGTGGGGTGTGGCGATGCAGCAGGTGCTCGCGCTGCAGGATCTGAAGGCGTTCGCGGTGCCCTGGTCGACGGTGATCGCGGTCGTGGTGGGCTCGGTGGTCGTGGGTCTGGCGGCGGCGATCCTGCCGGCGCTGCGGGCCTCGCGGATGAACGTGCTGACGGCCATCGCCCACGAGTAG
- a CDS encoding ABC transporter ATP-binding protein — MSTPSTARSYGLVSGVPVAARARGLTKAYGSGETTVLALDSVDVDIARGRFTAVMGPSGSGKSTLMHCLAGLDTVSAGQVWLDETEITGLRERELTRLRRDRIGFMFQSFNLLPTLTAAENITLPMDIAGRKPDQKWLDQVIDTLGLRDRLKHRPTQLSGGQQQRVACARALASRPELIFADEPTGNLDSRAGAEVLSFLRDAVDQLEQTVVMVTHDPGAAAHSDLVLFLADGRIVDEMAEPTADLVLERMKRFDSLRKS, encoded by the coding sequence TTGTCCACACCTTCAACTGCACGCTCGTACGGCCTCGTGTCAGGGGTCCCGGTGGCGGCCCGCGCCCGGGGGCTCACCAAGGCGTACGGCAGCGGCGAAACCACCGTCCTGGCCCTCGACTCGGTCGACGTGGACATCGCGCGCGGCCGCTTCACGGCCGTCATGGGGCCTTCGGGGTCGGGCAAGTCCACGCTGATGCACTGTCTCGCCGGGCTCGACACCGTCTCCGCCGGGCAGGTCTGGCTGGACGAGACGGAGATCACCGGGCTGCGGGAGCGGGAGCTGACCCGGCTGCGCAGGGACCGTATCGGCTTCATGTTCCAGTCCTTCAACCTGCTGCCGACGCTCACCGCGGCGGAGAACATCACGCTGCCGATGGACATCGCGGGCCGCAAGCCGGACCAGAAGTGGCTGGATCAGGTGATCGACACGCTCGGCCTGCGCGACCGCCTCAAGCACCGCCCCACCCAGCTCTCCGGCGGCCAGCAGCAGCGCGTGGCCTGCGCGCGGGCGCTCGCCTCCCGGCCGGAGCTGATCTTCGCCGACGAACCGACCGGCAACCTCGACTCCCGCGCGGGCGCCGAAGTGCTCTCCTTCCTCCGCGACGCGGTGGACCAACTGGAGCAGACCGTCGTGATGGTGACCCACGACCCGGGGGCCGCAGCCCACTCCGACCTGGTGCTGTTCCTGGCCGACGGGCGGATCGTCGACGAAATGGCGGAACCCACCGCCGACCTGGTCCTGGAGCGGATGAAACGCTTCGACTCCCTCCGCAAGAGCTGA
- a CDS encoding hemolysin family protein: protein MTEVLLLVVALLLCLACAAFVAAEFSLTTIERSDLEQAVERGERGASSALQAVRSLTFQLSGAQLGITVTNLVIGMLAEPSIAKLIRGPVESLGLSAGTASTVALVLGTALSTVVLMVVGELVPKNWAISSPLAVAKVVATPQRAFSALFRPLISHLNNTANRLLRRLGMEPAEELASARSPQELVALARHSAKAGALEADTAELFVRTLNLADLTAENVMTPRVQVTALDVQATAEDVANATRATGLSRFPVYRGSLDTVVGVAHIKDVLAVPAERRPRHPVSELLREPLLVPETLTVDRLLDRLYGRRTMAVVIDEYGGTAGVVTLEDIVEEVVGEVRDEHDPHETPDLAPAGQDADGRAVYSADGAARTDQLETIGMRVPDGPYETLAGLVATELGRIPVEGDSFEAAGWQVDVVDASGRRAARVLLHEPLPTGLDEDEEAGR from the coding sequence ATGACCGAAGTGCTCCTGCTCGTCGTGGCGCTGCTGCTCTGCCTTGCCTGTGCGGCGTTCGTCGCGGCCGAGTTCTCACTGACGACCATCGAGCGCAGCGACCTGGAGCAGGCCGTGGAGCGCGGCGAGCGCGGTGCGTCCAGCGCTCTCCAGGCGGTACGCAGCCTCACCTTCCAGCTCTCCGGCGCCCAGCTCGGCATCACCGTGACCAACCTGGTGATCGGCATGCTCGCCGAACCGTCGATCGCCAAGCTGATCCGCGGCCCGGTCGAATCCCTGGGCCTGTCCGCGGGCACCGCGTCCACGGTGGCACTGGTCCTCGGCACGGCCCTCTCCACCGTCGTCCTGATGGTGGTGGGCGAGCTCGTCCCGAAGAACTGGGCGATCTCCTCGCCGCTGGCCGTCGCGAAGGTCGTGGCCACCCCGCAGCGTGCGTTCAGCGCACTCTTCCGGCCGCTGATCAGCCACCTCAACAACACGGCGAACCGTCTCCTGCGCCGCCTCGGCATGGAGCCGGCCGAGGAGCTGGCCTCCGCACGCAGCCCGCAGGAACTGGTCGCGCTGGCACGGCACTCCGCGAAGGCGGGCGCCCTGGAGGCCGACACCGCCGAGCTGTTCGTCCGTACGCTCAACCTCGCCGACCTCACCGCGGAGAACGTGATGACCCCCCGCGTGCAGGTCACCGCGCTCGACGTCCAGGCCACCGCCGAGGACGTCGCCAACGCCACGCGCGCCACCGGCCTCTCGCGCTTCCCCGTCTACCGGGGCAGCCTCGACACCGTCGTCGGCGTCGCGCACATCAAGGACGTCCTCGCCGTCCCCGCCGAGCGCAGACCCCGCCACCCCGTCTCCGAGCTGCTGCGCGAGCCGCTGCTGGTGCCGGAGACGCTGACCGTGGACCGTCTGCTCGACCGGCTGTACGGCAGGCGCACCATGGCCGTCGTGATCGACGAGTACGGCGGCACGGCCGGTGTCGTCACCCTCGAGGACATCGTCGAGGAGGTCGTCGGAGAGGTACGCGACGAGCACGACCCCCACGAGACCCCCGACCTCGCCCCCGCGGGCCAGGACGCGGACGGCCGCGCGGTCTACTCCGCCGACGGCGCCGCACGCACCGACCAGCTGGAGACCATCGGGATGCGCGTGCCGGACGGCCCGTACGAGACCCTCGCCGGTCTTGTCGCCACCGAACTGGGGCGTATCCCGGTCGAGGGCGACTCCTTCGAGGCGGCGGGCTGGCAGGTCGACGTGGTGGACGCCAGCGGGCGGCGCGCGGCACGCGTGCTGCTCCACGAACCGCTGCCCACCGGCCTTGACGAGGACGAGGAGGCGGGCCGATGA